The Bacteriovorax sp. PP10 nucleotide sequence AAACAATGTAAGTATTAAATTATGTCAGAAGTTTGCGAAAAAGTTAGGCTTTCCAGCAGAATGGTTAGTTAAGCTTGCGCTTCAAGATCAAATTAATAAAGCAAAGCTAAATCTAAAAGTAGTTCATATATAAAAAAAGGGAGCCGAAGCTCCCTTTTTTTAAACTTTCGTTATAACAAAACTGCCAACCACTTCATCATCGATATTCACTTCTACCGATAATCCAGAAAGAGTTGCTTGAGCTTTAATTGCCTGAGCTAACGTTTGATCCTGGATATACTTCGAGTGAGTCGGGCTCGACATAATTTCATTGAATTTATCGTTACCTTTAAAATCAATATTAATTCTGTCGTCAACTTTTAGGTTGATTGTCTTTCTTTGTTTTTGAATAGCACTTGAGATCTCTCTCGCAGTCCCTTCATCAATCAGAGTCTGATCAAGTTTCGTATCAATATCAACCGAGATAAAGCGGTTACTCATCGCTTCTGTCCCTTCTTTTGCTTCTCTAAAAATTAAGATCTCTTCCGGGAAGAATTTTACATCTTCGATCATCAGTGACCCTTCATCTTCAAGCTCGATTAAAGCAGCACCGTCTAGTTTTTCAATTAGTGCTTTGTATTTACCCATTTCTTTCCCAAGTTTTTTACCTAGAAGAGGAAGGTTCGCTTTAGCGTATAGCTTGATGAATTTAGATTCATCGTGAGACAGCTCAATGTGTTTAACGTTTAGTTCAGTCTGGATGTACTCAGAAAGTTTATTGATTTCCTGAAGTAATTTTTCATCTTTGTGAATGATCGTTAAGCGCTTAAGCGGAGTCTTAACTTTAATCTGAACTTGATTTCTCTTCTGTCTTCCAAGAAGGATAATCTGTTGCATTCTTCCAACGGCCACTTCAAGGTCGCTGTTGATTAGTGTTTCGTCAGCAATTGGGTAAGAGCAAAGGTGAACTGAAAGTGGTTCAGCTTTATTCATCTTACGAAGCTCTTGGAATACGTGTTCAGAGAAGAATGGAGTGAATGGTGCCATTGAAATTGTAAGCTCTCTTAGAGCTGTATACAGAGTCGAGTAGGCAGCACACTTATCATCGTTAAGGCCGTCTCCCCAGAAGCGAGCACGGTTAAGTCTGATGTACCAGTTTGTTAAGTCTTCAATGAAAGTAAATAGGGCCGGTACAACGTTGTACAGGTGATACTCTTCCATTTCTTTTGTAATATTTTTCTTCATTGTTTGAAGGTTAGATAATAACCATCTATCAACGATGTTGTCTGAAGTTTTGAAGTTTTCAACTGGCGACCATCCATCAACTTCCGCGTATGTCTGGAAGAATTTGAATGAGTTTTGCCATGGAAGAAGTGCTTTTCTTACCATGTCTTTTACACCAGAGTCCACGAAGCGTTGCTCTTCACCTTTTACTAACCCTGAGTTGATTAGATAAAGTCTTAAAGCATCAGCACCGAATGATTCCATTAAATTTTCTGGTGGCGTGTAGTTGTTTAAACTCTTAGACATTTTTTTACCGTCTTCGGCCATAACCAGACCGTTAACGATAACGTTTTTGAAAGCGGGCTTGTCATATAAAGCTGCCGATAAAACTGTTAGAGTGTAAAACCATCCACGAGTTTGATCTAAACCTTCAGCAATGAATTCAGCTGGGAATCCATTTTCGAACATTTCTTTATTTTCAAAAGGGTAGTGAAGTTGAGCGTATGGCATTGAACCAGACTCAAACCAGCAGTCTAGTACTTCTGGAATTCTTCTATAAACACCTTCTTCACCTTCGTGAGTAAACGTTAAGTCATCAACACTTTCTTTGTGAAGGTCAGTAACTTTTGTTCCTGTACGAAGGTATAGATCATCGATTGAACTGATGCAAATTCTGTTGTTTGTTTTATCGTTGATCCAGATAGGAATCGGTGTTCCCCAAATTCTGTTTCTTGAAATTGACCAGTCACGAGAACCTTCAAGCCATTTACCGAAGCGGCCTTCTTTAATGTGAGAAGGAGTCCAGTTGATTTGAGCGTTCGCAGCTAATAAGCGGTCTTTGATTTTTTCTACAGCTACATACCAAGATGGAATTGCTTTGTAGATTAATGGAGTATCTGAACGTGGGCAGAATGGGTAACTGTGAACAAGAACGCCTTGATCATAAAGTTTCCCTTCGTCTTTTAATTTTTTGATAATGTCTTTATCAGCAGTCTTAACGTGAACACCAACGAAGTCTGTGACTTCTGCTGTGAACTTTCCTGCGTCGTCTACCGGACACTCAAGAGCAGAAATTCCCGCTTCTTTCATAATACGATTATCGTCTTCCCCAAATGCAGGAGCGATGTGAACGATACCTGTACCGTCAGTTGTTGTAACGTATCCGTCGTTTAATACAACGAAGGCTCCAACGTCTGCATCTTTTTTGAAGTATGGAAACAATGGCTCGTAACGAAGACCTTTTAATTCAGCACCCGTGTGAGTTGAAAGAACTTCATAGTTTCTTTTCTTCGAGTAAGCTTCAACTCGCTCTTTTGCGATGATGAACTTAATGTCTTTATCTTTATCGTGAATTTTTACGTATTCAATTTCCGGACCCATACATAGAGCAAGGTTCGATGGAAGTGTCCAAGGAGTTGTCGTCCATGCAGCGATATGGAAGTCTTGGTCTTTTACTTTGAAGAGAACAGTAACCGCCGGGTCTTGAACGTCCTGGTAGTTTGAACTTGCTTCGAAGTTTGAAAGTACTGTTCCTAATGCTGTTGAGAAAGGAACAACTTTTGTTCCTTGATAGATTAAATCTTTATCCCAAAGTTGTCCGATAACCCACCAAACAGATTCCATGAATTCTGGATCCATTGTTTTGTAATCGTTTTCGAAATCAACCCAACGGCCGATTCTTGTGATTGTGCGTTCCCACTCTGAAGTGAAACGTTGAACAATTGAGCGACACTCATCGTTGTAACCTTTTACACCAAGTTGTTTAACTGCATCTTGAGCAGACATACCTAATTTTTTATCGATCTGATGTTCGATTGGAAGACCATGACAGTCCCAACCAAAACGTCTTTCAACGTAGCGACCTTTCATCGTGAAGTATCTTGGAATGATATCCTTTAACGTTGAAGCGAGAAGGTGACCGTGGTGAGGAAGACCTGTTGCAAATGGAGGCCCATCATAGAAAATATAGGGTTTACCTTTTCTCGTTTGATCTAGCGACTTCTTGAAAATTTCATTTTCTTTCCAAAAATCCAAAATCTTGTGTTCGCTCTTAACGAAAGAAAAAGAGGTATTCTCCGATTCATTTACTTCGGTATTGACATCATTTGACACGTGCAAGGCTCCTTACTGTTGATTCACGGTGCAAATTTTATCATTAAGAGGGGGATTTTGGAAGTGATTAGCTACACTTCTAGAGGGAGAATGCCGAATAATGATGTATGAAAATGAATCTTCTCACTGCATTGATTGTCTTAACGACTAGCTTCTTTTTTGAAGTGCGTGCGGATGAACCAAAGGTTCCCGCCAAAGTCGAATTCAAAGATCAAAAGCAAAGTGTCACGCCTTGGGGGAGTATCCCGTTGAATTCTTTTTTATCATTCAAAGAATGGAAGGAAGAAAGTGATATTAGGGACCAGGTTCCTGAATGGGAAAAGATCATCAGAGAGAGAAACCACCGTGAATTAGTGGGCCGCATTTACCAATGTATTGGAACGTGCCGCATTGATCGTGGGGAGAGCTTTTTTAATGGCTCACACCGCACAGGTCTATACGAAGGCGATGAGATTCAGACGGTAGGCGATAGTTACGCTTGGATCTTTTTGTTTGATGGGACGATGGTGAGACTGTCTCCGAGATCATCAATAACTTTTAATGAATTGAACATTGGTGTAAATGAAAATTTTTTGAACGCGAGATTTAACGCCGGAAATATTTTGTGGTTGTCTCGTAATGAACAGACTTACCAAGAAAGCAATGTCAGAGAAACTGACGTGATGTTTTTCCCTTATGCTGAATATGAATCTCTGCCGATTACTGAAAAGAAATTGTATATGGAAGACGATTTAATTGAGTTGCTTGCAGAGAGTAAGTCGCAATTAAATCATTACAAATCTTTGAATGAAGCGGTTCTTGCCAATAATAAAAGAACACATGGAAAACCGACTTATGCTTTTTTAGTTATGCCCAATGCAACACTCATGGGAGTTTCTCCAAGTGTAGAAGTGGTGACGTTAATTGGTGGAAAAACATTTCTAAAAAAACGATCATCACAGACTTTAGGTTTAGACGTAAAAGATGAAATTCCCAATGATGTTTTTTTACAACTAAGGGGTTTTGATAATAAAACGCTGACAACAATCCAGGATGATTTATGGATTACTGTCGATGAAAAAGGGCGCAATTACGCTCAAAGTGAAGACGTGCGCTGGCTTGATGTTGGTGAATTTATCACCAGAAGAATTCCTAGTATTATGCTTGGACGTGAAATCTTTTTAAAACGTTATTCAGAATTTGCTTTCAGAGAAAAATACGATCCGGTTGTTCTTGCGAGGGCCGATGGTTATCGCATGTGGGGCAAACTGACATCAACTGAAGGCGCTCCAAAAGATGATCTTGAGCTTCGTTTGGAATTCTTAAAAGAGTATTTCAGAAGAGTCGAGACTTCCAATCTCCTTACCAGTTCACGTTTTAGAGAGCGTTTTGAAAAACGCGGAGAAACAAATGTAACTACAGAGTATGGTAATTACTTTTTTATCACTGCACTCAACAAATATTACAAGTTTGGCGAAGTCTTAAACGAAAAATCTAATGACAAAGAAACCGGAGAAGTTTTAAACTCAACAACAAAACTTCTTTGGAAAAAAATGCATGGAATCAGGTAAATTTAGTCTTGTACTGGGATCTCAAAGTCCTAGAAGAAAAGAGCTGCTGTCGTGGCTTAATATCCCTTTTAAAATTATCACAGCTGATCTGGCCGAGATCTCAAGCGAGACGGTGTCTGAAAAGATTGCGATGGATATTGCTTCTCAAAAAGCACACGCTGTTTTAGCTCAGGCAAGTGCCGTGTTAAATCCTTTCATCATTTCATCGGACACGATTGTTGTTTTAGATGAGAAACTTTATGGCAAACCAAAAGACAGAGACGACGCCAGAGTGATTTTGTCTGAGCTTTCAGATAAAACTCACAAGGTGGTAACGGGAGTAAGCTTTTTATTCCACGATAAAAATACCAATAAAATGCGTGAGCATCTTTTCTATGATCTTACTGAAGTGACTTTTAATGAGATTACGAATGATTTGATGGAGAGTTACATTGCGACAGGGGATTCATTGGATAAAGCGGGAGCTTACGGTATCCAAGGCCCTAGCTTAACCTTTATTTCAAAGGTCAATGGTAGTTACTCGAACGTAGTCGGCTTCCCGCTTGATAAAGTCGTAAGTGAGCTTGCCATCATCTTAGGTGATGACTGGAAAAAGAACTTCTAATCCTATCTCGATTTTTTAGCAAACGTAGGCTTGAAGCTATTGTTCTTCTTAACAGACTTCGTAGGTCTTAAGCTAAGAGTTTTCATAGCGTTCGTTGCCTTGTCTACAGCTTTAGAAGAGACGTTTCTTCCAATAGACGTGGCCTTCGAGTAGGTAGTTTCTTCAATTGAAATCGTTGTTTGGTTGTCAGTAGTCATTGCATCCTCTTTTGTTAAATCAGTTAATGTTTGAAAACGGTTTTTTCTGTAACCATTTCAACCAATAACAAATTCCCAGAGGAGTGTTGTAGAAGGTTCGAGTAGGTTACTTACTAGGTAAAGTCGCCAATAGGTTTCTCCTTTTAATAAGAGCAAAACCGACTAAAGTACTCCCTTATCGGTTTTGATTACTAAGTTCTTAAGTGAATTATACTCCTCATCACACCTTTTTCCTACCCCCCCTGTAATAGGCAAACTTTCCCATTGTGATTCGGTTGTAAATCATTGAAATGTAGGGCAATCTAATAAGCAAAATGGATTTTATATTGCCAACAAAACAAGGAAAGCTTGTATGAATAAGCTTCGTTTAATCGTAGCGACTGTCACTTTCGGGACCCTGTTATCTTCATGTTCGACATTCAATAAAGCAGCCGTAGGTGGATCTTCCGACCTTATCTACAATGCAAGTAATGCTCTTCTTGGTGAATCAAACTTCGATATTTTCAAAAATGGTGTAGCTGGAAATCTGGTATTGATTGAAGGTCTACTTGCCCAATCTCCTAGGAATCAAAATCTCCTGGCAACTCTGAATAAGGGTTATGCAGGTTATGCATTTGCAGTGAATGAAACGCAAATGAATGAAGAAGAGTGGAGTGAGGCCAAAACTGAAGATGGAAAAAAGCAGGCCTTGTTTAATTACACGCGTTCGCTTAATTTTGGGATTCGTTATTTAAAAGAAGAAGGGATTGAGTTTAGCGATATCATTGCCCGCATGAATGAGCCGCAAGGAATTCACCAGATTTTAGATAAGAAGTTAAGCGACGATAAACGCGATTTAGAAGTGGTACTTTTTACTGCTCAATCGTTTGCTGCTTTAGTTAATCTACAAAAAGATAATATGGGATTTGTTTCTCAACTTTCGGCCGCAAAAGGAATGTTTGATTGGGTTTGCCAAAAAGATCCATCAATCAACTACGGGACTTGCGATATTTTCTACGGAGCATATGAAGCGGGAAGACCTACTATGCTTGGTGGGAATCCACAAAAAGGGCGTGATATTTTTCTTAAGGCCATCAGCAAGCATCCACACAACTGGTTGATCAGAACGAGTTACATGCAGTTTTATTTAATTCCACAAAATGATGAAGACGGATTCAAAGAACAAATGCTTGCTCTAAAAGTTTTCAATGAAGAGTTTAGCAGATACTACATCTTCGATAATGAATCGAGAGTAGAAGGGCCGTGGACCAGAGAAGAAGGCCTGCGTTTTTATCAGACGCTCGCACTTAAAAGATATGACTTAATGACACATTTTCAAAAGAAGTTTTTTTAATAGGCATAAAAAAAGGTATTACAAATGAAAACAATTTTACTCTCTCTGACAATGCTCGCATCTCTTAATCTTCACGCTGCGGTTAAAGTAGGGGTTCTTGCTCCTGAAGGAACTGGTTGGGCAAAAAATATTAAGAAGATGGCCTCTGAAATTAAAGACGCTACCAAGGGTAACGTTGAATTTAAAATCTACTACGGTGGATCTCAAGGTGATGAGCAGGACGTTTTAAGAAAAATCAGAATTGGACAACTTCAAGGTGGGATCTTTACTGGAAAGACTCTTGGAGAAATCAATGGTGACGTTCGTGTTATCGAAATCCCATTCACATTTAATCACAACCGTGAAAAAGCTCTAAGAACTCTTCAGGCAATGGAGCCGTTCTTTGATCAAAAATTCGCAGAGAAGAAATTTAAAAGTTTAGCGACTTTTGAAATTGGTCAGGTTTACTTTGTAACTCAAAAGAAAGTGACTGATCTAAACGGAATTAAGAACTTAAAAATCTGGTCATGGGATGGAGATCCAATCGTAACAAATATGTTTGAATCAATGAACCTTACAGGTGTTCCTCTAGCTCTACCGGACGTTCTTGCATCTTTATCGACAGGAATCATCGACGCTGCTTACGCTCCACCAATCGGGATGATTGCTCTTCAGTGGAACACAAAAGTTAAGTACATGATCGATTTCCCGGTTTCTTACTCAATTGGTGCTTTCGTTATTACAAGTGATGCATGGGCAAAAGTAAGTCCAGCTGATCAGAAACTTACAATGGAAATTGCTAAGAAGTATGAAAAAGAAATCAACCTTGGAAACGCAAAAGATAACGAAGATGCACTAGCTGCTATGAAAGCTCAGAAAATTGAATTCGTAAAATTTAGTGATGCTGAAATTAAAGTGGCCCAAGGTTATAGAAATGCCATGGTTAAGAAATTAACTGGAAAGTTATTTACTCCAGATGCATTAAAGAAACTTGAAGCAGAAATAGCTAAGAAATAGGGGATACTCTAGTGATAGTATTTAAAAAAATAGATAATTTCATTGATAAGTTCGCATCGTTCTTTTTAGTTCTATGTGTGCTTTCGGTTTTATTTTTAAGTTCAGGTGCCATCATCCTTAGATGGTTTCACATCAATCTTTATTGGATTGACTCTTTTGTCCGTCACACTGTATTTCTGTCTGCCTTCTTAGGTGGAGTAGTGGCAACGGGAAGATCAAACCATATTGCGATTGATTTAATCAGTAAATTTTTAGAATTAAAAAAGAAAGAGCACGCTCGTATCATCATTCATAGAATCATTTTAGTTTGTTCAGGGATCATCCTATTGTGGCTTTTTAAAGCTTCAATGGATTTCATGAAGATCGAAATGGAATTTAGCAAAGAAGAGTTCTGGGGAATTGGAAGTGGATACTTAGTTGGGATCATCCCGGTTGGAGTAGCGTTGATGACGATCAGATTCTTTACATTGTTTATCATCAGTTTTGATAAAGATGCACCGGCACTTCATAGCGTGGGAGAAATTAAATGAGTGGAATTGTAGCTACAGTCGGGATTTGCTTACTGGCAAGTCTTGGAATCCCTTTATTTATCATTATGACTCTCGCATCTCTTGTCGCTTTTTCTATGGCCGATGTTAACGTTTCAATTGTGGCGCAGGAGATTTATAAAATCGCTGCTCAACCAACAATTGTAACGATTCCTCTTTTTACTTTTGCCGGATACCTGATTGCTGAAAGTAAATCTCCACAAAGATTAATGAGACTTGCTGAAACTGGTTTAGGCTGGATTCCTGGTGGGATCTCAATCGTGACTCTAATTGTGTGCGCATTTTTTACGGCCTTCACGGGAGCGTCTGGAGTAACGATCATCGCTCTTGGTGGTGTTATTTATCCGATCTTAATTAAAGAAGGGTACTCAGAAAAGTTCACGCTTGGAACAATCACAGCTTCTGGATCTCTTGGATTATTATTTCCTCCATCACTACCCATCATCCTTTATGGAATGGTAGGGAAGGTTGATATTGATAAATTGTTTAAGGCCGGGATCATTCCTGGTTTTGTTATCATCATGATCCTTGGAGCATGGTCGATTTATAACGGGCCTAAAAATTTAGAAACAAGAAAGTTTATTTTAAAAGATTTTTTAAGTGCACTAAAAGAAGCATGGTTAGAAGCGATTCTGCCGGTTGCTGTTTTAGTGGGTATCTACGGTGGATTCACGACTGTAACTGAAGCTGCGGCCTTTACAGCTCTGTATGTTCTTATCGTAGAAGTGCTAGTCTACAAAGATTTAAACCTGTTTAAAGATGTTCCTAAGATTGCAGTCGATGCAATGAGCTTAGTTGCTGCGATCCTTCTGGTTCTTTGTTGCGCTCTTGCTTTCACTAACTGGATGGTTGATGAAGACATTCCTCTAAAGATCTTTGATCTAATGAGAACTCACATCGACAACAAGTACACTTTCTTACTGTTCTTAAATATCTTCTTACTAATCGTTGGATCGGTAATGGATATCTTCAGTGCGATCGTAGTAGTTGTTCCTTTAATCCTACCAATCGCTCGTGACTTCGGAGTTGATCCGGTTCACATGGCGATGATCTTCTTAACAAACCTTGAAATTGGATACCTTCACCCGCCCATTGGGATTAACCTCTTTATTGCGAGTAACAGGTTTAAGAAACCCATTACGGCACTCTATGCGGCCTCGATACCGTTTCTGGTGTTAATGGTTATTGCACTGGCCATTATTACTTATGTGCCGTCTCTAAGTTTATTCTGGTTTCAATAATGATTAGTGCCCAAAAAATTAAATCAATTGTCCTAACTCTCGCCGTGCTTAGTAGCACGGCGGTTTTTAGTGCAGAAGATAATAATTTAAATGAATACTACCTTGGTGTATTCATGGGTGAAAAGAAAACTCCCAACTATTCAGGCCCTCTTGACCCTCGCACTGAAATTTCATCGGGCGGTCTTATTTTATTAGATGATATTTTTAAAGACCAATACCTGAATCAACAGATTCAGGATGTACCTTTTTCACTTCACCGTTACTGGTTTAATGAAGTGGTAGAGAAGTCGACTTGTCCTGATTCTACACTTAATGAGAATATGGATTATATCCGTTATCTCTACCGTCTGGTGACGATGAGTTATTTATTTGAAGGGGTAAAACTCAACAATAAAATGGCCAGTCAATTAGGTGGAAAGAATATTTGCTCGATCTCTTTTAAAGATGTCTTTCAGGGGTGTACTCCTGAATCGACGGATATGAAGAAGTTCTATGAAAGAGTGTATGGGAAATTTGTAAACGAGATTGAAAAGTCTCACACGCCACAGTTGTCTAAAAAAGATATGGCCACATTTATCGATGAGTTTCAGGGATCGACGTCACTGACGAGTAACCCGACATTCTCGAGACTACATGACTGGTGTATCGCTAATAAGAAAAATTGCAGAGCTCTTAAAATTGAAGAAATCAAAGAGGCCTTAGGTGGCTTTTGTAATGATGATAAAAAAATGATGAAAGTCCTTTGTTCTGAAAAGGATAACTTTTATGGACTCTCAGGAATTAGCATTGCGACTGACCTGATTAAAACATCAAATGCTTTTAACTTGATCAACCAAACGGGGATGGGGGAAGAGTGTTTACGTCGTTATGGAAAATTATTTCAAGGTAAAGAGTCGCCTTATGCGTCTTTATCAAAGCAGTACCCATTAATGTATTCTTACCTGTTAAAAAATAATACGACTTATCCACAAGGTGAATTGTTTCTTCCAGGGGCACTTAAAGAATTTGATATGAAAGGTCTGAGTGACTTTTTATCTGCGCTTAAACCGCCAAAGGTTGAGCCTGTAGTCATTGTAAGGCCGAAACCTAAACCGAAGCCAAAACCGGTTGTGGTGATAGCTCCTAAAGTAGAAGAGAAAGCTCCTGAAGTGGTTCCAGTGG carries:
- a CDS encoding TRAP transporter TatT component family protein, which translates into the protein MNKLRLIVATVTFGTLLSSCSTFNKAAVGGSSDLIYNASNALLGESNFDIFKNGVAGNLVLIEGLLAQSPRNQNLLATLNKGYAGYAFAVNETQMNEEEWSEAKTEDGKKQALFNYTRSLNFGIRYLKEEGIEFSDIIARMNEPQGIHQILDKKLSDDKRDLEVVLFTAQSFAALVNLQKDNMGFVSQLSAAKGMFDWVCQKDPSINYGTCDIFYGAYEAGRPTMLGGNPQKGRDIFLKAISKHPHNWLIRTSYMQFYLIPQNDEDGFKEQMLALKVFNEEFSRYYIFDNESRVEGPWTREEGLRFYQTLALKRYDLMTHFQKKFF
- a CDS encoding TRAP transporter small permease; its protein translation is MIVFKKIDNFIDKFASFFLVLCVLSVLFLSSGAIILRWFHINLYWIDSFVRHTVFLSAFLGGVVATGRSNHIAIDLISKFLELKKKEHARIIIHRIILVCSGIILLWLFKASMDFMKIEMEFSKEEFWGIGSGYLVGIIPVGVALMTIRFFTLFIISFDKDAPALHSVGEIK
- a CDS encoding Maf family protein, giving the protein MESGKFSLVLGSQSPRRKELLSWLNIPFKIITADLAEISSETVSEKIAMDIASQKAHAVLAQASAVLNPFIISSDTIVVLDEKLYGKPKDRDDARVILSELSDKTHKVVTGVSFLFHDKNTNKMREHLFYDLTEVTFNEITNDLMESYIATGDSLDKAGAYGIQGPSLTFISKVNGSYSNVVGFPLDKVVSELAIILGDDWKKNF
- a CDS encoding TRAP transporter substrate-binding protein gives rise to the protein MKTILLSLTMLASLNLHAAVKVGVLAPEGTGWAKNIKKMASEIKDATKGNVEFKIYYGGSQGDEQDVLRKIRIGQLQGGIFTGKTLGEINGDVRVIEIPFTFNHNREKALRTLQAMEPFFDQKFAEKKFKSLATFEIGQVYFVTQKKVTDLNGIKNLKIWSWDGDPIVTNMFESMNLTGVPLALPDVLASLSTGIIDAAYAPPIGMIALQWNTKVKYMIDFPVSYSIGAFVITSDAWAKVSPADQKLTMEIAKKYEKEINLGNAKDNEDALAAMKAQKIEFVKFSDAEIKVAQGYRNAMVKKLTGKLFTPDALKKLEAEIAKK
- a CDS encoding TRAP transporter large permease, producing MSGIVATVGICLLASLGIPLFIIMTLASLVAFSMADVNVSIVAQEIYKIAAQPTIVTIPLFTFAGYLIAESKSPQRLMRLAETGLGWIPGGISIVTLIVCAFFTAFTGASGVTIIALGGVIYPILIKEGYSEKFTLGTITASGSLGLLFPPSLPIILYGMVGKVDIDKLFKAGIIPGFVIIMILGAWSIYNGPKNLETRKFILKDFLSALKEAWLEAILPVAVLVGIYGGFTTVTEAAAFTALYVLIVEVLVYKDLNLFKDVPKIAVDAMSLVAAILLVLCCALAFTNWMVDEDIPLKIFDLMRTHIDNKYTFLLFLNIFLLIVGSVMDIFSAIVVVVPLILPIARDFGVDPVHMAMIFLTNLEIGYLHPPIGINLFIASNRFKKPITALYAASIPFLVLMVIALAIITYVPSLSLFWFQ
- the ileS gene encoding isoleucine--tRNA ligase, whose product is MSNDVNTEVNESENTSFSFVKSEHKILDFWKENEIFKKSLDQTRKGKPYIFYDGPPFATGLPHHGHLLASTLKDIIPRYFTMKGRYVERRFGWDCHGLPIEHQIDKKLGMSAQDAVKQLGVKGYNDECRSIVQRFTSEWERTITRIGRWVDFENDYKTMDPEFMESVWWVIGQLWDKDLIYQGTKVVPFSTALGTVLSNFEASSNYQDVQDPAVTVLFKVKDQDFHIAAWTTTPWTLPSNLALCMGPEIEYVKIHDKDKDIKFIIAKERVEAYSKKRNYEVLSTHTGAELKGLRYEPLFPYFKKDADVGAFVVLNDGYVTTTDGTGIVHIAPAFGEDDNRIMKEAGISALECPVDDAGKFTAEVTDFVGVHVKTADKDIIKKLKDEGKLYDQGVLVHSYPFCPRSDTPLIYKAIPSWYVAVEKIKDRLLAANAQINWTPSHIKEGRFGKWLEGSRDWSISRNRIWGTPIPIWINDKTNNRICISSIDDLYLRTGTKVTDLHKESVDDLTFTHEGEEGVYRRIPEVLDCWFESGSMPYAQLHYPFENKEMFENGFPAEFIAEGLDQTRGWFYTLTVLSAALYDKPAFKNVIVNGLVMAEDGKKMSKSLNNYTPPENLMESFGADALRLYLINSGLVKGEEQRFVDSGVKDMVRKALLPWQNSFKFFQTYAEVDGWSPVENFKTSDNIVDRWLLSNLQTMKKNITKEMEEYHLYNVVPALFTFIEDLTNWYIRLNRARFWGDGLNDDKCAAYSTLYTALRELTISMAPFTPFFSEHVFQELRKMNKAEPLSVHLCSYPIADETLINSDLEVAVGRMQQIILLGRQKRNQVQIKVKTPLKRLTIIHKDEKLLQEINKLSEYIQTELNVKHIELSHDESKFIKLYAKANLPLLGKKLGKEMGKYKALIEKLDGAALIELEDEGSLMIEDVKFFPEEILIFREAKEGTEAMSNRFISVDIDTKLDQTLIDEGTAREISSAIQKQRKTINLKVDDRINIDFKGNDKFNEIMSSPTHSKYIQDQTLAQAIKAQATLSGLSVEVNIDDEVVGSFVITKV